The following nucleotide sequence is from Acidobacteriota bacterium.
TGAGAGACCTCGATCAGCTTACTCATAACGGAGCGCCTCCACCGGACTCAATTTGGACGCCTTGAACGAGGGGTAGATGGTAGCGAGAAAACTTATCAGAACCGTCATCCCCACCACCAGCGCCACATCGACGATCCTTATCTTAAACGGTAGATAGGATATGGTATAGACATCTGGGGGAAGGGAGATGATCTTATAGGCATCAAGAAACCAGGAGGTTAAAATTCCAAGGGTGGCGCCGATCACCGTGCCGATAAGCCCAATGATCACCCCCTGGGTCATAAAGGTGATCATAATAGAACGAGAGGTGGCTCCCATTGATATGAGCACACCGATATCCCTCCTTTTCTCCACCACCAGCAGCACTAAGGTGGTGATTATATTCAAGGCGGCAACGCAGACGATAAGGCTTATGGTGATGAAGAGGACCAATTTCTCAAGTTTCAGGGCAGAGAAAAACGAGGAGTTCATCTGCATCCAGTCCTCAACCACATAGCCCGGACCGAGGGTCCGACGAACGCCCTCGGCGATCGCCTTGACCTTAAAGATATCATCAACCTTAACCTGGATCACATTAACCTTGTCTTGAAGCCCAAAGAAGCGTTGAGCAATGGGGAGAAAGACAAACGCCCATTGAAGGTCTGCCTCCCACATTCCAGAATCGAATACCCCCACCACCTCGAAACTCTTCGGCTTGGGAAGGAGGCCCAGTGGGGAAAGTGAGGTAGCAGCTATCGATATCACCCGAACAATATCGCCCCTGGTTACGCCAAGGCGGAAGGCGAGCTCCTTCCCCAAGATGATGCCAGGTCTCCCCTTTTTCGTCGAAAGCTCGCTGACATCGCCCACCTTCATCTTAGAGAAAACGGTACTCACCTTGGTTATGGACGAAGGAGAGACCCCGTAGATGACCGCCCCCTCGGTCCCCAAGCTACTTGCGATCATCCCTTTGGAGAAGGCGGTGGGGGTCGCCGCCACTACCCCGGGAACCCTCCTAACCCTCTTTATCAGTTCGGGATAATCCCGTATCGCCCGGTTGGGGTAGGCGTTGAAGATTAAGATGTGGGAGTTCGCCCCGAGTATCTTCTCCTGAATATTCTCATGAAAACCGGTCATAAGGGATAAGGCAATGATAAGGGCGGCGACCCCCACCGCCACCCCGATAATGGCGATGATGGTGATAACCGAGACGAACGCACCCTTTTTCTTTGGACGGAGATAACGAAGGGCGAGAAAAAGTTCGTAACGCATTATCTCCTTCCGAGAGAGGCTGAAAGATAAAGGGACATAATCAATCTGTTTCCTTCGGCTTTAACTGGGGGAAGAGGATGACCTCACGGATAGAACGGGAATCGGTAAAGAGCATAGCCACCCGATCTATACCCACCCCCTCACCAGTGGTCGGAGGCATTCCATATTCAAGGGCGCGGACATAATCCTTATCCATCGTGTGGGCTTCAACATCACCCTTAGCCCGTTCTTTGACCTGCTCCTCGAACCTCCGCCTCTGATCCTCCGGGTCGTTGAGCTCACTATACCCATTAGCCACCTCGAGCCCCCCGATAAAGAGCTCAAACCGCTCCACCGTATTCGGATCGTCCGGCTTGCTTTTGGATAGGGGGGAGATATCCCGGGGGTAATCGATGATGAAGGTCGGCTTGATGAGAAGCGGTTGGACCAGTTCATCAAACAGCTTGGCGATGATCTTCCCCTTGGTTTTACAATCGGAGATGTCTATGTTCCTCTCAGAGGCTATCTTCGCCAACCTATTCTCATCGGAGAGGTCTTCCGGCTCTATATTAGCCCATTTGGTCAAGGCGTCCTTCAAGGTTATCCTACGCCAGGGTGGCTCAAGGGAGATGGTCTCCCCGTTGTAGGTTATCTCCTTCTTGCCGAGCGCCCTTTCCGCCACATAGGAAAACATCCTTTCGGTGAAATCCATCACCATCTGGTAATCGACATAAGCCATATAGAACTCAAGCATCGTGAATTCCGGATTGTGCTGGGTGGAGATGCCCTCGTTCCTAAAGTTTTTGTTGATCTCATAAACCCGCTCTATCCCACCTACTACCAACCGCTTAAGATAGAGCTCTGGCGCTATCCGGAGATAAAGATAGATCCCTAAAGCATTGTGAAATGTCTTAAAGGGGCGAGCGGTTGCTCCTCCCGGGATAGGTTGCATCATCGGGGTTTCCACCTCGAGGAAGCCCTCCTTGTTCAAGAAATCGCGGAACGCCTGGATGATCTTCGCTCGGATCTCGAACTTTCTCCTCACCTCGGGATTAGCAATTAGATCAAGGTAACGCTGGCGGTAGCGGAGTTCCACATCGGTAAGTCCATGCCATTTCTCGGGCAGGGGACGGAGGGATTTGGCGAGGAAGGAAACCTCCTTCACCATCACCGTAAGCTCGCCGGTCTTGGTGCGGAATAGAGGACCAGAAACACCAATGAAATCACCGATATCGAGTAACTTGAAGAGCTTAAAATCTCGTTCAGAAAGCTCATCCTTCTTGAAATATACCTGCAGTCTCCCCTTACCATCGAAAAGGTGAGCGAAACCCGCCTTCCCATGGGGTCTAAAGGAAATTATCCTGCCCGCTACTCGAACCTCTATCCCTCTTCTCTCAAGCTCCTCAGCAGAGAGGTTTCCAAATTTCTCCGGAACCTCGCTGATCTCATGGGTTCGATCGAAACGATTGGGATAAGGCTCTATCCCAAGCTGGATGATCCGTTCAAGCTTCTCCCTTCGTGCTCGATAAATGGCATCTTCCTGTGACACTTTCACTCCCCTTCTTTCTGAAAAGTCCCTCAATTATAAGTGAAGGGGGAAATCGCTGTCAAGGAAAGGGGAAAAATAAAAAGCCCGGCTCCCTAAAGCCGGGCAGGGGAGAAAAATCTCCCCTATGCCCCCTTCACCTTCTTAAGCTCTTTAGCGATCGCCGGAACCACCTCCAGCACATCCCCCACGATGCCGAAATCGGCAACCTTGAAAATGGGGGCATCGGGATCCTTATTAATGGCGGCGATAAACCGAGATGAGGACATCCCGGCGAGATGCTGGATCGCTCCCGATATGCCACAGGCGAGATAAAGGGTGGGAGATACCGTCTTTCCTGTCTGCCCTACCTGGATCTGATGGTCAACCCAACCGGAGTCTACCGCTGCCCGTGAGGCGCCAACCGCACCGTTCAGAAGGTCTGCCAGTTCTTTTAATACATTAAAGTTATCGGCACACCCAAGCCCCCTCCCTCCAGAGACGATCACCTCTGCTTCGGTTATATCCGCCGTACCGGATTCAGGAACGAGGTAATCAACCGCCTTCGCCCTTATCTTCTCCTCAACCCCTGCAAGATCGAGC
It contains:
- a CDS encoding lipoprotein-releasing ABC transporter permease subunit yields the protein MRYELFLALRYLRPKKKGAFVSVITIIAIIGVAVGVAALIIALSLMTGFHENIQEKILGANSHILIFNAYPNRAIRDYPELIKRVRRVPGVVAATPTAFSKGMIASSLGTEGAVIYGVSPSSITKVSTVFSKMKVGDVSELSTKKGRPGIILGKELAFRLGVTRGDIVRVISIAATSLSPLGLLPKPKSFEVVGVFDSGMWEADLQWAFVFLPIAQRFFGLQDKVNVIQVKVDDIFKVKAIAEGVRRTLGPGYVVEDWMQMNSSFFSALKLEKLVLFITISLIVCVAALNIITTLVLLVVEKRRDIGVLISMGATSRSIMITFMTQGVIIGLIGTVIGATLGILTSWFLDAYKIISLPPDVYTISYLPFKIRIVDVALVVGMTVLISFLATIYPSFKASKLSPVEALRYE
- the lysS gene encoding lysine--tRNA ligase translates to MSQEDAIYRARREKLERIIQLGIEPYPNRFDRTHEISEVPEKFGNLSAEELERRGIEVRVAGRIISFRPHGKAGFAHLFDGKGRLQVYFKKDELSERDFKLFKLLDIGDFIGVSGPLFRTKTGELTVMVKEVSFLAKSLRPLPEKWHGLTDVELRYRQRYLDLIANPEVRRKFEIRAKIIQAFRDFLNKEGFLEVETPMMQPIPGGATARPFKTFHNALGIYLYLRIAPELYLKRLVVGGIERVYEINKNFRNEGISTQHNPEFTMLEFYMAYVDYQMVMDFTERMFSYVAERALGKKEITYNGETISLEPPWRRITLKDALTKWANIEPEDLSDENRLAKIASERNIDISDCKTKGKIIAKLFDELVQPLLIKPTFIIDYPRDISPLSKSKPDDPNTVERFELFIGGLEVANGYSELNDPEDQRRRFEEQVKERAKGDVEAHTMDKDYVRALEYGMPPTTGEGVGIDRVAMLFTDSRSIREVILFPQLKPKETD